ggtgtgaaggcgtggcagccggccgtggtcgccggggcccgtcttggaggcggagcttggtcttgacgcccATGTGCCACCGCAGCAAGCTGTGCGGGGGCCTGCCGTGGCAGACGATCCTGGCGCGGCGGTGCGAGGAGCGGCGGAGCGTTCTCTTgtggtcgagggacttcttggcagcttctttcttcacgcgcgggcgccggacgcggtgggtcgcgccgtggaggcgcgcgccttggcgccagggcgccgtcttggcaagaggtggcggaggtgctccgtgagctacgtcgcttgtagctggcggagggcgaggcggaGAAAGGGATGGCGCAGGGGatccccctgcggcgcggacaagctcggcgatgcggccgagccagtcctcatagaggccgtcgaccgggcggtagcgtaggagctcgtgcgccatgaggagcgcggcccatgcgtccatgggagcgtgacgagcgtgggacgacaaccagcgggagtcagcgatggagtggcggtgcggccgtcccgccgcaccgaggggtgcagtgaggacgcttgctgctcattccccgccgggccggtggctgCGTTGgtggcaggcgacggagaacgatgaggtggcccgccgacgggagccgtctgagcgacgcgggtggcgagggTGGCCCGGCGCTCCGCGGCGAGCAcgacgagcgtccgccatggagacgacagAGCAACTGGACGCGGAGCGACCGAaaggaagctccggcgcaccccctacctggcgcgccaaatgtcggatcacgggttccggcaaaaccctcaaggttcaaacactagggtgcgcgcgaagttcttgccctcctaccgatccgcgtcctaactggctaagatctcgagcacgaactcgacgaactcacaacacaaaagacacaagatttatactggttcgggccaccgttgtggtgtaataccctactccagtgtggtggtggtggattgcctcttgggctgatgatgaaaagtacaagggggagaacagcctcctgaggttgaggtgttcttgtgctcagtgaacttgtgggtgtgaggatggaagatggaatccatcccctactgtggtggttagttctataggccctggtcctcttcccaaattttgagcgggaagggatcccacaacggccagatttgaaggggaacatctagtacaacttatcctgacaaaagtggtcttcacctgcaaaggctctagtggtgacgccgccttgggctccatggtgaccttcgtcttgccgtcatgctggtcttggtcttgttgcactaatatggaaacctttgcttgatgcctcagtactctgcgcctgcgcttcctcccttagcaccgaagaggaaacaaggacactgcgcgctagcgcctgcctggcgcccgcctgatcttgatcttcatagctcacgtcacgagaacctcgcgaggtttgccctgccttgatctctccgctcctcgtgagccaacctggtgaggccgctcccgaggaggtcttgggtcgtccgcctcgcgaagcttggcccctcgcgagggtcctggatgccttgttgatgaatatgggccgtacaggcctgctgacagagccacgccgcgggccgcaggcaggcaagtctggggacccccgttcctagaacgccgatattattacacatcgaagaacacaagcctaagagaaacagaaactaccacatatacacatcgaagaacacgaggctaaacgaaagtaattgaaagggtgttacttaccaaaccTCGTTTTataggttcggtgcagctcctctttaacttgccccGCTCCTTGAAGATGGCCCCAATATCCcatgtttggtcttcattgctcctctgtatgttcgcactcgtggttttaaaatctcaacatggcaagaaaaatatagtAATACTCCCGCATCATGTGGGCAACATCAAAGCACTcatctgccatgttagagcatatGCAACAGAAGCGCAATGAGCGGCGTGttaaaaagcgtttacagtgccgGAATAGCCAGTTTTTGCAGGCCTGGAGTGCAGaggtagagaagtagagatagagagtagggAGTAGAGACATAGATTGTTCTCAGCATAGTTATAGCATAGATAGTTAAAAAAAGATAGTTTAACTACTCCTcatcgtccgactcctcctcggtgatgtcctcctccaaCGTCTCAATGTAGGCGTCAAGATACCGATCATCGTCGAAGTCCCAGGGCGACGCTACTCCTAGCTTCATTTTGAACTGAGCGGCCGCTTACCACGTACGCTTGTGCTCGCGATAGGCGGCTTGCCCCGcactcctcttctccctctccgccctcctttgcgggTAGAACTCGcactcgttgatgatgtcctgcgggaagcattggcgccacagcgccatggcttcctcgtctaTCTCAGCGATGctgagacggtgctcccgcctccggttgccGCGACGATCTTCatcggtgataagccgcggcggaggcgcgagctcctgcgcccgctcccgcgtcggcatgTTGGGGAAGTTCAAGGTTCTATGAGGCCcccggaggcgccacgccgccgcgtcgtatgCGCGGGCAGCCTCGTGGGCGGTGTCAAAAGTGCCGAGGCcaaggcgcatcccgcggaaccggatctcgacGGAGAAGCCGCCGAaagggcgcgcgcggacgccgcggtatccccaagtttccgagcgacgcggcggcatcgtggcgcggcggcggcgaggcgagaaagagtggggagagagcggtggcgaggcacagagcggggagagagcggtggcaaggcacaaaGCAGTGGGAGGGTGTTGGGTTTTATAAAGCGCAGCGGACGCCGCACGCCAAAACTAGTGCGCCcagccgctttttcccgcgcgctcgtgatcctttcccgacgtccctgctatctctactcttatatttattttatatttatatttatctctaatcttataaaaaacagatttggtgatgatggtgtgcctgccatcctgcaatataggccgtccgatttatatccgacggataggaaggaatctatggcaattttgcaaaaagatacccacaacCCTCTTCACATTTgaaaataaggccttccctcgttcatccttttctcccacaagataaactactcatccaaatgcatcttgatgttccgtgcaacgcatgggcatcttgctagttctaaaaaactttccatcatttgctacactactggttgcagatgaagaacctacccaagcacagcgtgATACAGGAGCGACACACAATTACAAGGTGATATTCTGTTGGACGTTGTAGGCTATAACTAGTTACTTTTACGAGAACAATAgcaaccaggaaatttgaagtgtaggtatgaacaaaattggagcTGCACATGTACTTCTATgagattcaatacacacattaccaatcgaggaggagtacgatggtcgcggcggcctctgtgcatcatggtcggcaacgggagtcagttcactGTCCACGATGGTGGTGCTTCAGAGCTTGGCGTCGGCTCCCGGGAAGCAGATctgagaccgtggaagacggtaccagggaagaggctccatgtacgacgacgacggtggaccgacTCCAGTGCGGCGCATGACGTCATcaatgaggcagatgcgctgcggtggacgagtgcgccgatgtagaaggggaggagcacgaaggctgcactgccatggagaagtctattttgcggtggggatagaaaatggggagtattcaggtgttactactctgggtgccggggtggggttggctgggtagggtgaacctgaagttaccaaaacagccccctaccaagcgtcatccgtaggcctgttctgaagggtatgatggtaacttcacactgctcgaatcagggtcgcgggagattttcctgccgacctcaaaattttgtgacattgaactccccgtgtggcatgttgggtgattgggctaagcaactagcgagtagtactagtagttagtagtACTAGTTACTACAAGTACTCCCACCGTTTTTattaactctgcatattaggtttgactgaagtcaaacttcctaaagtttgaccaagtttatagaaaaataaaaacatataccataacaaatatgtatgatgtgaaagtacattcaataatgaatctagtagtatttatttgttattgtatatgttaatattttttctTATAAACTTtgtgagagtttacaaaacttgactttgaccaatgctaatacgcggacttaaataaaaaaggagggagtacacatttgttttcttagtttgtagctagtgaattaatcatttgttgtaatcgtgaaataaatatattaggctactcacttcgaatgtaatggtctatacaattcaatagttagaATCGTTGTTGAATTCtcagatgtatacgaggtctatagtacttcacaatatgctcaaactcacataatcccagtcaaatgaaaatctaaatgcatttcatagttattactttgtaggatgcaacaaaaccaaccataactctacatcatccattataaaagcaacattttcaACACATCTCAGTGTGTAAATGAAACatgtagagagagcttgcgaagat
The sequence above is a segment of the Aegilops tauschii subsp. strangulata cultivar AL8/78 chromosome 6, Aet v6.0, whole genome shotgun sequence genome. Coding sequences within it:
- the LOC141025338 gene encoding ethylene-responsive transcription factor CRF1-like, yielding MPPRRSETWGYRGVRARPFGGFSVEIRFRGMRLGLGTFDTAHEAARAYDAAAWRLRGPHRTLNFPNMPTRERAQELAPPPRLITDEDRRGNRRREHRLSIAEIDEEAMALWRQCFPQDIINECEFYPQRRAEREKRSAGQAAYREHKRTW